The nucleotide window AGAAGAACTAAAATATGTTCTAGAAAAGAAAGGAATTCAAGTTTACAATAGCCCAGAGGGTCTTTATGACTTACAGATCACTTTAGTTGAATGGGGAGTTTATTCTGGATTGCTGAAAAAGGAAGGAGAGAGGTTTATTGTAGTTACGACTTAGCGTAATGCTAGAGAAGTATAAAAATAAAATTAAACAAAAAGTGTCTTATGGAAAAAGAAAAGGGAGAGGAGCTAGTTCATTACATTCACGAAGCTGACATATTTAGGACTAAGGTCTTCGGTATACAAGACGGTTTAATAGGAGTAGGCGCAATAGCGTTAGGAGCTGCCGGATTTTCCCATGATGCAATCGCAGTACTAGTAGCTGGTTTAATTGCAACAATCGGACAGGCGTTCTCTATGGGAATTGGGGAATATATTAGCACTAGAGTTAGAATGCAAGTTATTCAGAACGAGATAAGAAAGGAAAAATATCAGTTAAAGAAGTTCCCCGAAATGGAAAAACAAGAACTGGTTAATTTTTACATGAAGAAGGGTTTTACTAAAGAAGTTTCAGAAAAAATAGCTGATTACTTGCTCAAAAATGAAGACGTAGCGTTGGAGGAAATGTTAATGCATGAACTTAAAGTATTCCCAGAGGAGTTTGAGCGCCCAGTTAAGCTCGGTTTCCTCATGTCCTTTTATTTAATATTTGGAGGTCTTATACCAGTATTTCCATTTGCAATAAGTACCTACTTAAAGCAATTCGGGTTCAACTTTGCGTTAATTACCTCAATATTACTAGTAATCTTAACTCTTGGGATATTTGGCATATTAGGTACCAAGTACACTGGATTGAGTAAGCCGAGAGGAGCCCTAGAGCAAATAGGTACTGGATTGATAGCATTAATGGGAAGCTACCTAGCTGGAGTTATATTAGCGCATTTTATACCGATTTCATACTTACCTTAACCGTCTCCTGCATTTAACAAATTAGCTAATCCTCTTGGTATCTTAGCCGGCCTATTATCTTCCTTATATAACTCTTTTCTTCTAGCTTCCAATATTAATGGCTCCAAGTTCAAATATTCAGCAGCTGTAGTCACTCTTACACCTAGGTCCTTAGCAATATCGTGAACTGGTTTTAGAACTTGAGCGTAGTTGATGTCCCTTAAGACGTGGTGATCGATAATTACAGTTTCTAATCCATTCTTAATTATTTCCTCCATATTCCTAATTGAGTTCTCTAGTTCTTCTTCTTTTAATGCTCTACCTAAAAGATAACTTAAAGGGCCGTCAATTATAATGACCGTAGGCATTTTTTCCTTTGTGAACTTTAAATGTACGTCTTTTGGAGCCCCTTCTATATCAGATGTGAAAATAACTGTAGAGTCTTTATCACTTATTGCAACTTGGATCACGTAGCCTAATCTCTCATCAGCTCCATGTGGAACTGCTGGAGAGAAGGAGATAGTGGTAGTATTGAATTCAAAAGTTTTTCCGTCAGCTATTTCTATTTTTCTTGGTTTATCCTTTATGGATCGTAAGAATCTAGGAGCCCTCCTATACTTCTGGCTATTATTTATCATGTTCTGGGGATCTTTTAGAAACACTATCTTATTCTTATAGATATCCGTCGGTATAACGTATCCGGGATCATGATGATCATAATGATAGTGAGATACTACTATTACATCAACATCTTTGGCCACATCTACTAGAACTTTAGCTAACTGAGTTAGTCTGTCTACTTCTCTTTGATGCGGGGGAAGATTGTATCTTCTTGGGGCTAAGGAAACAGCAGGATCTACTAGGACCCTAAGATCTTTCGTTTCGATTAATGTTGCTTGAGATCTTACACCTAAACTCTCAAATGCTATTGGAGTAATTTTCATTTAAAAATACCTTATACCTTATGCAATTAAAATCTAATAGTAGAAATGTCTAAGGTAATTTCTCTTAAATTTTTCCTTATATTTTCTATATCCATTTTAGCCATCCTGATTCCATAGTTGGTTCTTTTCTTTTC belongs to Saccharolobus solfataricus and includes:
- a CDS encoding MBL fold metallo-hydrolase, with translation MKITPIAFESLGVRSQATLIETKDLRVLVDPAVSLAPRRYNLPPHQREVDRLTQLAKVLVDVAKDVDVIVVSHYHYDHHDPGYVIPTDIYKNKIVFLKDPQNMINNSQKYRRAPRFLRSIKDKPRKIEIADGKTFEFNTTTISFSPAVPHGADERLGYVIQVAISDKDSTVIFTSDIEGAPKDVHLKFTKEKMPTVIIIDGPLSYLLGRALKEEELENSIRNMEEIIKNGLETVIIDHHVLRDINYAQVLKPVHDIAKDLGVRVTTAAEYLNLEPLILEARRKELYKEDNRPAKIPRGLANLLNAGDG
- a CDS encoding VIT1/CCC1 transporter family protein, producing the protein MEKEKGEELVHYIHEADIFRTKVFGIQDGLIGVGAIALGAAGFSHDAIAVLVAGLIATIGQAFSMGIGEYISTRVRMQVIQNEIRKEKYQLKKFPEMEKQELVNFYMKKGFTKEVSEKIADYLLKNEDVALEEMLMHELKVFPEEFERPVKLGFLMSFYLIFGGLIPVFPFAISTYLKQFGFNFALITSILLVILTLGIFGILGTKYTGLSKPRGALEQIGTGLIALMGSYLAGVILAHFIPISYLP